A single window of Nicotiana sylvestris chromosome 3, ASM39365v2, whole genome shotgun sequence DNA harbors:
- the LOC138886994 gene encoding uncharacterized protein has protein sequence MHIDELEQIEKPGWKLFFDGDANMKGVGIGAVLISETGHHYPVMAQLRFYYTNNMAEYEACILGLRMAVDMSIQEVLVLGDSDLLVHQIQGEWETWDLKLISYQQRLHDICQRFQSVKFRHILRIHNEVADALATLASMLHHPDKDYVDPLHIQVRDQHAYYNVVEEELDGEPWFHDIKEYIIMGVYLVQATCDQKRTIRRLASGFFFSGGVLYKRTPDLGLLRCIDARQATTVMTEVHSGVCGPHMSGYMLAKKIL, from the coding sequence atgcacattgatgaattggagcagattgagaagccaggatggaaacttttctttgatggggatgctaacatgaaaggcgttgggataggagcggtacttatttctgaaacagggcatcactaccccgTTATGGCTCAGTTGCGTTTCTactatactaacaacatggctgagtacgaggcatgcattttgggtttgaggatggctgtggatatgagtatccaggaagtcttggtcttgggtgactcagaccttctggtgcaccagattcaaggagagtGGGAAACTTGGGATCTAAAACTCATATCGTACCAGCAACGTTTGCATGAtatttgtcaacggtttcaatcagTAAAGTTTAGACATATTCtgaggatccacaatgaggttgccgatgctttggctactctggcgtcgatgttacatcatccggacaaggattatgttgacccgttgcatattcaggtccgcgatcagcatgcttattataACGTGGTGGAGGAAGAACTCGATGGAGAAccgtggttccacgatatcaaggaatacattaTAATGGGAGTATATCTGGTACAAGCCacatgtgatcaaaagagaacaattcgtcgcttggcaagtggatttttcttcagtggaggagttttgtacaaaagaactccagatctcgggttattaagatgtatagatgctagacaggccacgacTGTCATGACTGAAGtgcattctggagtctgtggaccgcacatgagtgggtacatgttggcaaagaagattctctga